In the Mytilus trossulus isolate FHL-02 chromosome 1, PNRI_Mtr1.1.1.hap1, whole genome shotgun sequence genome, one interval contains:
- the LOC134723655 gene encoding PX domain-containing protein kinase-like protein isoform X2, which translates to MAVFEKKLSQKLSIDDTVALTCVIEAAQKSADHMVYSVRIQYGPKPENSWTLQKRYSDFVALDTELKIANIDVQLPPKKVFGNFDREFVAERQQGLQKYIDTILGHPLLANSQAVKKFLSPDNYTLNQTEIALQHVSMVFRSENKWDVIESLPDIGWRLRKEYILVKPIDQPKIKEILTWCDYGPDKFMPEKELAAVLRIFPSIQHPNIYPVTFATANESGGLLIQSFCEKGTLRDLICKCKPKIHYLKKYGNPKSYSLLEPVAIKTFGKQILLTLKFLQEKCIPYGHLHAGNIIVEGQVCKFLDLQNWFLGLPSYYRPSFVQFKKIQTTESIDVYCFGQLLYEMTFGSQLYAATCDNFPPSCPPQIRSVLESILTSEACKNGLPTVADLLSHPLFSDITLPLMDKPILKIPSKLKEFIRTAKDEVEKRLHDEQKVIHKIKRMSKAKEFHMSEEEKKKRRKSKKKAMENGQPELSSSSTAVPSSENPTSPATPTTPAAPESSKSS; encoded by the exons atggctgtttttgaaaagaaattgtCACAGAAATTGTCAATCGATGACACTGTTGCATTGACATGTGTAATTGAAGCTGCACAAAAATCAGCAGATCACATG GTATATAGTGTGAGAATTCAATATGGACCAAAACCTGAAAATAGCTGGACATTACAGAAACGTTACAGTGATTTTGTAGCATTAGATACAGAGCTCAAAATAGCAAATATTGATGTACAACTGCCACCCAAAAAAGTCTTTGGAAATTTTGATAGGGAATTTGTAGCTGAAAGACAACAAGGTCTTCag aaatatattGATACCATTCTTGGTCATCCTTTACTGGCTAACAGCCAAGCTGTGAAGAAATTCCTGAGTCCAGACAATTATACTCTAAACCAGACAG agatTGCATTGCAGCATGTTTCTATGGTGTTTAGGTCTGAAAACAAATGGGATGTGATAGAATCATTACCAGATATAG gaTGGAGGTTAagaaaagaatatattttagtGAAACCAATAGATCAaccaaaaattaaagaaattttgacatgg tGTGACTATGGTCCTGACAAATTTATGCCAGAGAAGGAGCTGGCAGCTGTACTGAGAATTTTCCCATCTATACAA CATCCAAATATTTATCCTGTGACCTTTGCTACTGCCAATGAAAGTGGAGGACTTTTAATACAAAGTTTTTGTGAAAAAGGAACATTAAGAGATcttatttgtaaatgtaaaccaaagattcattacttgaaaaaatatggaaatccCAAATCTTACTCACTATTAGAACCTGTGGCAATTAAAACATTTGGCAAACAGATACTcctgactttgaaatttttacaagAAAAATGCATTCCTTACG GTCATTTACATGCTGGAAATATCATAGTTGAAGGTCAAGTGTGTAAATTTCTTGATCTTCAAAACTGGTTTCTAGGGTTACCATCATATTACAGACCATCTTTTGTACAGTTTAAAAAGATTCAG ACAACAGAATCCATTGATGTATATTGTTTTGGACAGTTGTTGTATGAGATGACTTTTGGTTCTCAGCTGTATGCTGCCACATGTGATAATTTTCCTCCGTCCTGCCCTCCACAGATTA GATCTGTTTTGGAGTCTATTTTAACCTCTGAGGCATGTAAAAATGGTTTACCAACAGTAGCAGATTTACTGTCTCATCC ACTATTTTCAGACATAACACTGCCATTAATGGACAAACCAATACTCAAAATTCCAAGTAAATTAAAAGAGTTCATCAGAACAGCAAAAGATGAAGTGGAAAAGAGGCTACATGATGAGCAAAAAGTG aTACATAAAATTAAGAGAATGTCCAAAGCTAAAGAATTCCATATGTCAGAGGAAGAAAAGAAGAAGAGAAGGAAGTCAAAGAAA AAAGCAATGGAAAATGGTCAACCAGAGCTATCTTCATCCTCAACAGCAGTGCCATCTAGTGAGAATCCTACATCACCAGCAACACCCACAACTCCTGCTGCACCAG AATCATCAAAGAGCTCCTGA
- the LOC134723673 gene encoding uncharacterized protein LOC134723673, translating to MDMSNAFCKWFLLWIYLLKSSLVVGERVWMDDETMCKKKTAIFVYDGKPFFIQAKEGNKDNPPKIYDCELIVGPFDENRSLVVTFISFYIKTCAVTVAISEGISSTMMHEKSLKTLDCNTKGKAKDQSFRLSKENTYLRFYLKTDNPNDLRYNFILNITSVPLKPEDDSQLSVGVKIGIAIISVIAFVLIVYFVFKIVKLRMSIKEDFDVSPSASNLYNLPGSNASNVNAYVPVPGKEPAARQIREPDPEIYYEFSPSETPVRENGSTDPKTPELLPPTYEEALENSVPLTETDRLNAEYVNYNTENS from the exons ATGGATAT gtCTAATGCATTTTGTAAATGGTTTTTATTATGGATATATCTGCTAAAGTCATCATTGGTTGTAGGTGAAAGAG tTTGGATGGATGATGAAACTATGTGCAAGAAGAAAACCGCCATATTTGTGTATGACGGAAAACCTTTTTTCATTCAGGCCAAAGAAGGAAATAAAGACAATCCACCAAAGATTTATGATTGTGAATTAATTGTTGGTCCTTTTGATGAAAACAGATCATTAGTTGTTACATTTATATCCTTTTATATCAAGACTTGTGCTGTAACAGTTGCCATTTCTGAAGGGATATCATCGACAATGATGCATGAAAAATCCTTA aAAACGCTTGATTGTAATACTAAAGGCAAGGCAAAAGACCAATCTTTTAGACTTTCCAAAGAGAATACATATTTGAGATTTTATTTAAAGACAGATAATCCAAATGATCTCAGatataatttcatattaaatataacttcag tacCGTTGAAACCAGAAGATGATAGTCAATTGTCAGTAGGTGTAAAGATTGGAATAGCTATAATAAGTGTAATAGCTTTTGTACTTATTGTGTACTTTgtattcaaaattgtaaaactgAGAATGTCCATAAAAGAGGACTTTGATGTCTCCCCGTCTGCCTCTAATCTATATAACCTTCCTGGTAGTAACGCATCTAATGTGAATGCTTATGTACCTGTCCCAGGGAAGGAACCAGCTGCAAGACAAATAAGGGAACCAG ATCCAGAGATCTATTATGAGTTCAGTCCATCGGAGACACCAGTGAGAGAGAATGGATCAACTGACCCAAAGACACCAGAACTCTTACCTCCAACTTACGAGGAAGCTTTAGAAAACTCTGTGCCACTGACTGAAACAGATCGTCTTAATGCAGAATATGTAAATTATAATACAGAAAACTCATAA